One genomic region from marine bacterium B5-7 encodes:
- the potC gene encoding spermidine/putrescine ABC transporter permease PotC, which yields MNRFLPKAYLSLVYLFLYLPIIIMIIYAFNNTNYPSSHWYGGTLHWFRALKQDSQLITNTLHSLTVASLASSIAVFFGAIISFALLCYRFAGRKVLKHTLLIYIVLPDILIATALFTLFHLFHFPTGFMTLLIGHILLCLPFVVMMLNSRLHDLDPYLFEAAKDLGASDWIVFIKVLLPLAMPAILAGWLLSFTLSLDDVIISFFLTGPSYQVLSLYIYSMVKVGVSPEINAICAVLFGFSLFLVASATALMRRPS from the coding sequence AAGCCTATCTCAGTCTAGTGTATTTATTTCTCTATTTACCAATCATTATTATGATCATATATGCATTCAACAACACTAACTATCCAAGCAGTCATTGGTATGGTGGAACGCTTCATTGGTTCCGAGCACTCAAACAAGACTCTCAACTGATAACAAACACATTACACTCTTTAACCGTTGCAAGCTTAGCCTCAAGCATTGCCGTATTTTTTGGTGCAATTATTTCATTTGCATTACTTTGTTATCGCTTTGCCGGTAGAAAAGTATTGAAACACACTTTATTAATTTATATTGTGTTGCCAGACATTCTCATTGCTACGGCATTATTCACCCTCTTTCATTTGTTTCATTTTCCCACGGGATTTATGACCTTACTTATCGGACACATCCTTTTATGTTTACCTTTCGTGGTCATGATGCTAAATAGCCGCCTGCACGACTTGGATCCTTATCTCTTTGAAGCCGCCAAAGATCTTGGCGCCAGTGACTGGATTGTCTTCATTAAAGTGTTGTTACCCTTGGCTATGCCAGCCATACTGGCAGGTTGGTTATTAAGCTTCACACTCTCATTAGATGATGTGATCATTAGCTTTTTTCTCACTGGCCCAAGCTATCAAGTCTTGTCTTTGTATATCTACTCCATGGTAAAGGTGGGGGTTTCTCCTGAAATCAATGCGATTTGTGCTGTTTTATTTGGATTCAGTTTATTTTTGGTCGCATCTGCCACTGCATTAATGCGGCGGCCATCATGA
- a CDS encoding putrescine-binding periplasmic protein gives MKKLIAIFSLMVFNLSFSSAPVVNIYNWTDYLTPEIITQFTAETGIHVNYATFSEGDEAYMKIKANQGHSGFDVVVPSSDYIQRMSRENLLEKIDRKKLSNLHYINPALLHKSFDPNNDYSIPFLWGYTGLLFDKTVYQPKSIHRWKQLWEPRFRDQLLMLNDMRDVFFVALKVLGYPANDTNPKHLQQAYQKLLQLWPNIKLFNADTPSTIYANGDALVGQCWNGDAIKAMKRNPNMMFVLPTEGINVWMDSMVIPKHAPHLNNAYTFINFILRPDIAKKISDVTQYSSPNLGAIKLMPLSLQQNTILYPPPSVLARGSFRASVGSALSTYIHYWTRLKLSG, from the coding sequence ATGAAGAAGTTGATTGCGATTTTTAGCTTAATGGTTTTCAATCTATCATTTTCATCAGCACCTGTGGTTAACATTTATAATTGGACAGACTATCTAACACCTGAAATCATTACCCAGTTTACCGCAGAAACGGGGATCCATGTTAACTATGCAACCTTTAGTGAAGGTGATGAAGCCTATATGAAAATTAAGGCAAATCAAGGACATAGTGGTTTCGATGTCGTCGTGCCCTCCTCTGATTACATTCAGCGCATGTCTCGAGAAAACTTATTAGAAAAAATTGATCGGAAAAAATTATCTAACCTCCACTATATCAACCCCGCGCTACTGCATAAATCATTCGACCCTAACAATGATTACAGCATTCCTTTTCTTTGGGGGTACACGGGTTTATTGTTTGATAAAACAGTCTATCAACCAAAATCAATACATCGCTGGAAACAGCTATGGGAACCCCGATTTCGCGACCAATTACTGATGTTGAATGACATGCGTGACGTGTTTTTTGTGGCCTTAAAGGTGCTTGGTTACCCCGCCAATGACACTAACCCAAAGCATCTCCAACAAGCCTACCAAAAACTTTTACAACTTTGGCCAAACATCAAATTATTTAATGCCGACACCCCCTCGACTATTTATGCGAATGGTGATGCATTAGTCGGTCAATGTTGGAATGGCGACGCAATCAAAGCCATGAAAAGAAATCCAAACATGATGTTTGTCCTTCCCACAGAAGGGATCAATGTTTGGATGGACAGCATGGTGATTCCTAAGCATGCCCCACACCTCAACAATGCCTACACTTTTATTAATTTTATTTTGCGCCCGGACATTGCAAAAAAGATCAGTGATGTAACACAATATTCATCCCCCAATCTTGGAGCAATCAAATTAATGCCGCTATCTTTGCAACAGAACACTATCCTTTATCCACCGCCATCGGTGCTTGCTCGCGGTAGTTTCCGTGCGAGTGTGGGCAGTGCACTATCAACTTATATTCATTATTGGACACGCTTGAAGCTAAGCGGCTAA
- a CDS encoding transcriptional regulator, with product MPYTVKQLAKLSGVSVRTLHYYDEIALLSPAYYGDNHYRYYEEEQLLMLQQILFYKELGFPLGDIQKILKSEHFDKIEALQSHRNLLTGDIDRIHKLINTIDKTISHLKGKPMFELEEIFDGFTDEKQAMYLDFLVESGISKESIEECKEKVKHWSKEQWVANKQENDKLYANIVGLIKKNLSPSSKEVQVLIKKHYELTKVFWTPTRESYIGLGQLYLSNPDFVAFYDEIHPKLLDFLIEAMNLFADKNLS from the coding sequence ATGCCTTATACCGTTAAACAGTTAGCAAAGCTATCAGGAGTCAGTGTACGCACACTTCATTATTATGATGAAATTGCGTTACTGAGCCCAGCTTATTATGGCGATAACCATTATCGTTATTATGAGGAAGAGCAGCTCTTAATGCTTCAGCAAATTCTGTTTTACAAAGAATTAGGCTTTCCATTGGGTGATATACAAAAGATTCTTAAGAGTGAACACTTTGACAAAATTGAAGCGTTACAGTCACATAGGAATCTTTTGACGGGTGATATTGATCGAATACACAAATTGATCAATACCATAGACAAAACCATATCACATTTAAAGGGGAAGCCCATGTTTGAGCTAGAAGAAATATTTGACGGATTTACTGATGAAAAGCAAGCAATGTATTTAGATTTTCTTGTTGAAAGTGGCATTAGTAAAGAGTCAATTGAAGAATGTAAAGAAAAAGTAAAGCACTGGAGTAAGGAGCAGTGGGTTGCGAACAAACAAGAAAATGACAAGCTTTATGCCAACATAGTAGGATTGATTAAAAAGAATCTGTCTCCTTCTTCAAAGGAAGTACAGGTGCTGATAAAAAAACACTATGAGCTAACCAAAGTTTTTTGGACGCCAACAAGAGAAAGTTATATTGGACTTGGTCAGCTATATTTATCTAACCCAGATTTTGTTGCTTTCTATGATGAAATCCATCCGAAATTATTGGACTTTTTAATAGAAGCAATGAATTTATTCGCTGATAAAAACTTGTCTTAA
- a CDS encoding nuclease: protein MTGVEIAVQMSGHVTLLFLKIHFNVIMKKLYSFCQICVLFLPLVANAWNSIGHKVIADIAWDQLTPVVKQNLRHDIALFARRYHQYPSLGGMAVWPDRLIGQDDHRYDTWHYIDIPLGETWRAQDPSKAPNVVWAIEQAKQVMADPKTKPAKRVKYEAFLVHFVGDLHQPLHCAEWYSAQFPQGDRGGNAFMIHADHAKNLHTFWDHGVGYFAKFSRHYPPSGKQIRKIATHIEQQYPRERLQTDLKDKDVMHWAAASHQLAKSVAYPGIHINQTIKKHSAYVQKGQAIVEKQLALAGYRLGDLLNHLII, encoded by the coding sequence GTGACAGGTGTAGAAATAGCTGTGCAAATGTCGGGACATGTTACACTCCTGTTCTTAAAGATTCATTTTAACGTAATCATGAAAAAATTATACAGCTTCTGTCAGATTTGCGTGCTATTTTTGCCATTGGTGGCAAATGCTTGGAATAGTATCGGCCATAAGGTGATTGCTGATATTGCTTGGGATCAGCTAACGCCTGTTGTTAAGCAGAATTTACGGCATGACATTGCATTATTTGCGCGACGTTATCACCAATATCCTAGCTTGGGCGGGATGGCGGTTTGGCCTGATCGTCTCATTGGACAAGACGATCATCGTTACGATACATGGCATTACATCGATATCCCTTTGGGTGAAACGTGGCGTGCGCAGGATCCATCTAAAGCGCCCAATGTGGTGTGGGCCATTGAACAGGCCAAACAAGTGATGGCTGATCCCAAAACGAAACCTGCTAAACGTGTGAAGTACGAAGCATTTTTGGTACATTTCGTGGGAGACTTACATCAACCTTTGCATTGTGCTGAATGGTATTCCGCACAATTCCCACAGGGTGATCGTGGTGGCAATGCATTCATGATTCATGCGGATCATGCGAAGAACTTGCATACGTTTTGGGATCATGGTGTGGGTTATTTTGCGAAATTTTCTCGACACTATCCGCCCAGTGGAAAACAGATCCGGAAAATAGCGACGCATATTGAGCAGCAGTATCCTCGAGAAAGATTGCAAACTGACTTAAAAGACAAAGATGTTATGCATTGGGCCGCGGCGAGTCATCAATTAGCCAAATCGGTTGCTTACCCAGGGATACACATCAATCAAACGATTAAAAAACACAGTGCTTACGTGCAAAAAGGGCAGGCCATTGTTGAAAAACAGCTGGCTTTGGCTGGGTATCGTTTAGGGGACCTCTTGAATCATCTGATCATATAA
- a CDS encoding outer membrane protein assembly factor produces the protein MTPKMNFNRVATIFFCIASILCTQTVFAASTPHLGFTVNGIKGKPLDNVNTRLTLIKKRFSHPLTKSSIHAIFRHAKTDIKTALQPFGYYRANINASLKHQQKDWTAHFDIKPGPKLRVTHLSLSIQGEGKQDKVFKNLIHHFPIKQGHALTTVDYDAAKQSLFNVASHHGYMKASLIEHKIIIDQAKYTATVIIIFDTGPRFRFGKITLNTGPYAQHFIARYLPFKSGEYYSTDKVQTLQRNLTNSIYFDKVSVDANPNHAKNHLIPVIVTLTPADAQHYTVGAGFGTDTGPRVSGSWQWRRASKTGNHMQFSTRLSPIQSSGLASYMIPGSNPMTDQYSINAGAQNTNIDVGNSFMYNLGVAYHHSKDHWQHTYQINYQREHFQVDEEKSQDSELLIPSVRWSFIQADDLVNPLKGIHVSLTVRGAPKVLFSDQNFAQTLVDANWIHPLSSKTRLVTKGSFGMTTVDDFDRLPLSLRFLTGGARSVRAYAYQAIGPGRYVKVGSLELQQEIINHFFVAAFFDAGTASSSLNDALKQSPGLAIGYYSMIGPIELSVAKAIKDPGQPYRISFSMGTNL, from the coding sequence ATGACACCGAAGATGAACTTCAATCGTGTAGCCACCATTTTTTTCTGCATCGCTAGCATACTGTGCACCCAAACTGTATTCGCTGCCTCTACACCCCATTTAGGTTTCACGGTCAACGGCATCAAAGGCAAACCGCTCGATAACGTTAACACGCGACTAACACTCATTAAGAAACGTTTCAGCCATCCACTCACAAAATCCAGTATCCATGCTATTTTTCGTCATGCCAAAACCGATATTAAAACGGCTTTACAGCCATTTGGGTATTACCGTGCAAATATTAATGCATCACTCAAGCATCAACAAAAAGATTGGACTGCACATTTCGATATAAAACCAGGCCCTAAACTCCGTGTTACGCATTTAAGTTTATCCATTCAAGGTGAAGGAAAACAGGATAAAGTTTTTAAGAACCTCATTCATCATTTTCCCATTAAACAGGGGCATGCGTTAACGACAGTAGATTATGACGCGGCCAAACAAAGTTTATTTAATGTCGCCAGCCATCATGGGTACATGAAAGCTAGCTTAATCGAACATAAGATCATTATCGACCAAGCAAAATATACCGCCACCGTTATTATTATCTTTGACACAGGTCCACGATTCCGTTTTGGGAAAATCACATTGAATACAGGCCCTTATGCGCAACATTTTATTGCGCGCTATCTCCCCTTCAAATCGGGTGAATACTATTCTACGGACAAAGTACAAACATTACAGCGCAATCTGACCAACAGCATTTACTTTGACAAAGTGTCTGTTGATGCAAACCCAAATCATGCGAAAAATCATTTGATTCCTGTCATCGTGACACTAACCCCCGCTGACGCCCAGCATTACACCGTTGGTGCGGGCTTCGGGACAGACACAGGGCCACGTGTGTCTGGTAGCTGGCAATGGCGGCGTGCCAGTAAAACAGGTAATCACATGCAATTTAGTACGCGCCTGTCTCCCATACAAAGCAGCGGGCTTGCCAGTTACATGATCCCTGGATCAAACCCGATGACGGATCAATACAGCATCAATGCCGGGGCGCAAAACACGAATATCGATGTGGGTAATAGTTTCATGTACAACCTTGGCGTTGCTTACCATCACAGTAAAGACCACTGGCAGCACACCTATCAAATCAATTATCAACGCGAACATTTCCAAGTTGATGAAGAGAAATCACAAGACAGTGAATTATTAATACCTAGCGTACGTTGGAGTTTTATTCAGGCCGATGATCTTGTGAATCCATTAAAAGGGATCCACGTCAGTCTTACCGTACGCGGGGCGCCCAAAGTATTATTCTCTGATCAAAATTTTGCACAAACATTAGTAGATGCCAATTGGATACATCCCTTAAGCTCAAAAACGCGATTAGTCACTAAAGGCTCATTCGGTATGACGACTGTCGATGACTTTGATCGTTTACCCTTGAGTTTGCGATTTTTAACCGGTGGTGCAAGAAGCGTACGCGCCTATGCCTATCAAGCCATTGGGCCTGGACGTTATGTAAAAGTGGGAAGTCTTGAGTTGCAACAAGAGATTATCAATCATTTCTTTGTTGCAGCCTTTTTTGATGCGGGTACTGCAAGCAGCAGTTTGAATGATGCACTTAAACAAAGTCCAGGGCTCGCCATTGGTTATTACTCTATGATTGGACCGATAGAACTGTCGGTGGCTAAAGCCATTAAAGATCCCGGGCAACCTTATCGCATATCATTTTCCATGGGGACTAACTTATGA
- the ttcA gene encoding tRNA 2-thiocytidine biosynthesis protein TtcA, with product MSKLEQLEKKLLNYISKAIADFDMIKTGDKVMTCLSGGKDSFTMLYLLNKLRIRSNNKFSVFSFTLDQSQPGWDDTALRAWLETHEIPYEILKRDTFSIVKEKIPEGKTYCSLCSRLRRGNIYGYAERNGFKTIALGHHRDDLITTLLMSILYGGKICSMPPKLLTDSKKQLVIRPLVYCQEADIAAFAEILQFPIIPCTLCGTQENLTRARVKKLIHDLAGENEKVPSNILHALTSVRPSQLMDTSLWDFKGLTVPETTD from the coding sequence ATGAGCAAGCTAGAACAGCTCGAGAAAAAACTATTAAACTACATCAGTAAAGCGATTGCAGATTTTGACATGATAAAAACTGGCGATAAGGTCATGACCTGCCTATCCGGCGGCAAAGATTCTTTTACCATGCTGTATTTGTTAAACAAGCTTCGCATACGTTCGAATAATAAATTCTCTGTATTTTCTTTTACCTTAGATCAATCACAACCCGGCTGGGATGATACGGCACTACGCGCGTGGCTAGAGACGCATGAGATCCCTTACGAAATTTTAAAGCGGGATACTTTTTCTATTGTGAAAGAAAAAATTCCTGAAGGAAAAACCTATTGTTCCTTATGTTCTCGTCTTCGTCGTGGCAACATTTATGGGTATGCTGAACGCAACGGCTTCAAAACGATTGCACTAGGACATCATCGTGATGATTTAATCACGACCTTATTAATGTCTATTTTATACGGTGGAAAGATCTGCTCCATGCCACCCAAACTATTAACTGACTCAAAAAAACAATTGGTGATCCGGCCGCTAGTTTATTGCCAAGAGGCTGATATCGCTGCATTCGCTGAGATTCTACAATTTCCCATTATCCCTTGTACGCTATGCGGCACACAGGAAAATCTAACGCGTGCTCGCGTGAAGAAGTTGATTCATGATTTGGCGGGTGAGAATGAAAAAGTCCCTAGTAATATTCTACATGCACTCACGTCTGTCCGACCATCCCAGCTTATGGATACTTCCTTATGGGATTTTAAGGGCTTAACGGTGCCTGAAACCACAGATTAA